The Pseudanabaena sp. ABRG5-3 genome includes the window CTACCGCCGTGAGTCTCGCCGCAGTGAACATCAAAATTTAGATGAAGATTTGGATTAATGTTTTATGGAAACGCACCCTGAAGGGGTGCGTTTCCATAAAGAAATGTGCTTTGCTCATTCATCTAATTTCTGTTAATACTTTTGCAAGGCACGATATAGTAGCTAACGAGCTTTATGCTTGTCCCCAAATCAAAGGTCATAGCTTAAATTAGATATGAAAAAGTATATTTCCCTTGCTGCTGGTTTAGTCTTATTTGCAGTCAGTGCTTGCACTCCCTCTACGCCTGTAGCTGATAATGCCACCCCTACAAAATCCGCATCACCTACAGCAACATCCTCAGAAAAGCCTTCAGAAAAACCCAAGGATAGTGCAACCCCCAAAGCAACTGACAAACCAACCACCAATTCTGAGGGTTGGCAAGACTACAAATCTGCGGCTGGGAAATTTAGTATCCAGTTACCTAGCAAGCCACAGGAACAGTCTCAAGATCAAAAAACTGATGTGGGAACGATTAAGTTAAATATGGTAATTGCAGAAGCTAATGACTCAGGTTATTTTGTGGGGTATGCAGACTTTCCGAATAAGATCGCTAATCCTGCGGATGTACAGAAGGGACTATCAGATTCTGTAAAAGGCTCCGTTGGCAATCTGAAGGGAGAAATTAAGTCTGAGAAAGAATCTACCCTTGGCGATATTCCTTGCCGTGATTTTGAAGCTACTGGAAAGGTCAAAACGACAGATGTATCAATGAAAGGAAGGTTTTGCCTTGCTGACAATCGACTCTATCAAGTGTTTGCCTTAGGAGCAAAGGATAAACTAGCAGCTACTGATGTCGATCGCTTTATTACTTCTTTTAAAATCGAAAAGTAATTTTTCCCAAAAAAGAGGAGCGCTAGGCGCTCCTCTTTTTTTAGGCTTCTTCATATTCATCATCGTCATCTCTAGTTAGCCAATTACAGAAAGCTAATAGAGCCGATACAGAAATAACTGAAAACATTTGTGAACCATCCCCATCATGCCAATATTTGAATAGCTCTGCTTGGTTAGAAATGGGCACCAGCAAAGATACTCGCAAGGAATTGACAATAAAAGCGATCGCTACAGCCGAAGGAAACATAATCCACATATGGAATCGAGATACAGGAAACACTAAGACAAACATCAAAGTAATGCGAAGGAGCATGAAAATTGGTGGTAGTCCTGCACAACCTCTAGCAACTTCTACTGCACCATAGGGACTGAGAATTGTGACTCCCTGTTGAACAACTTTTAAACCTCCATACCACAATACAGAATTAGCAAATTGAGCAGTAAAGACATTAACGGGGATAAATTTTTCGATCGCTGAGAATAAAAATGGAACAGGTGTTCCTAGCGTTGCTGTCAGCAAAATCGGCTGCCAATATTGCTTTAACCCTTTCCAACCTGAAGCAATTAGCGCCATCCCAACCGTTGACATCACAGGCGTAAGGATAAATAGAATATCGTAAACTCTACGGGTCAATAAACTTTTGATCAACACCCAAGTAATTAATAATGCACCAGTAGCGATCGCTGATGGTGTCGTCTCAAATTTTAAATTGTGGCGATTACGAATTACCAATAAAACCGCCACTGCCCAAGTCAAAATTACCATCGCTGTATCGTCAAGATTATCCCCCAGACGACATTGAAGTGCGACGTTAATAGCGATGAGACTTACCCATGTTGCTAGTAACCAAAATTCTAATTTCCGCAATGTTTGTTGTAAGGAATTTAGGAAATCAGTAAAGTCACCGCGCAAAATATTGTTGAGCATGGCTAGTTAGATTAAAAAGATTATCTTTAACTATAAAAGAGGCAGTGCAAAGCACTGCCTCTTTTATCATATTCTCACAAGTATAGCCATACCTCAGAAAATTGAAAATCAAATTCAGTAAGGTTTTTAGATTGAAAAAATAGCAACGTCATTTCTGAAATCTAAGGCAATGACTATTTTTTGAATTGGAATTAGAGAATATAAAGTAACAGAAATAGAATGATCCAGACAATATCAACAAAGTGCCAATAGATGGAGGCAGCTTCAATGCCAAAGTGACTAGTACTGCTGTAATGTCCTACTTTAAGCGATCGCACTAATACTGAGGCGATTAAAGTCAGCCCGATGATTACGTGCAAACCATGAAAACCCGTGAGGACATAAAAAGTACTCGCAAATAGATTCGTGGTTAGCCCAAATTCTAGATGCTGGTATTCATAGATCTGTCCAGCAATGAAGATCGCGCCCATGATGAAGGTAGCGAGAAACCATAACTGGGCAGCTTTGACTTTGTTCTCTTTAATTGCACTATCAGCTTGGTGAATCACGAAGCTACTGGATACCAGAATGATTGTGTTAATTCCAGGTAAGAGAAGCTCGAGTTCAGGTGTGCCTTCGGGGGGCCATGAGGTAGCGACGGAGCGAAAGGTCAGATAGGCGGCGAACAGCCCGAAAAAGAGCATTCCTTCAGAAATCAGGAAGACAATTAATCCAAAAACCCGTAGGTCGGGATGTTCGGCATGACCCGTTGACTCATGGGCATGAATTGCATCTTCGGAGATGGTCGTAGTGGTAGCGATCGATCCTTGCATAGGTAAATGTTTGGATAATTTGGACTCAATTAGGCAAGGGGCTTAAGCCCCTTGTTCAGTAATTAGGCAAGGGGTTTAAGCCCCTTGTTGCGGAATTAAGATGCAGCGATCGCCTCTTGACGATCTTCTTTATATTCTTCACCGTAGTCATAGGGACCTGTCGCTAGTACAGGATCACCAACCCAGTTATGGGGAATAGGAGGTGAAGAGGTTGTCCATTCTAGGGTTAGGGCATTCCAAGGATTATCGGGAGCTTGCTCACCTTTAAACCAACTGTAAACCGCATTGATCACGAAAGGCACTGTAGAAAATGCCAAGATCAATGCACCAACGGTGCAGATCATATTAATGGGCGCAAATTGCGGATCGTACTGGGCAACGCGGCGCGGCATACCCTGCAAACCAAGGATGTGCATGGGTCCAAAGGTTAAGTGCATTCCGATAAAGGTCAGCACAAAATGGATTTTGCCCCAGAATTCGTTCAACATCCGCCCAGTCATCTTGGGGAACCAGTGATATAGTCCAGCGTAAATGCCAAACACACTGCCACCAAAAAGGACGTAATGGAAGTGAGCCACCACGAAATATGTGTCATGCACATGGATATCAACGGGAGCCGAACCAAGCATAACGCCGCTCAAACCACCGATTAAGAAGGTAGAGATAAAGCCCATCGCAAAGAGCAAGGGACTATCTAGGCGCAACTTACCGCCCCAAAGTGTCGCCACCCAGCTAAATACCTTGATCCCCGTTGGCACAGCTACCAATAAAGTTGCCACCATAAAGAACACACGCAACCAGTCAGGTGTGCCACTGGTAAACATATGGTGCGCCCACACAAATAATCCCAAAGCGCAAATCATCATACTGGAATAGGCGATCGCTTTATATCCAAAAATTGGCTTGCGGCTATGAGGTGGGATCACTTCAGAAATGATGCCAAATACGGGCAGGATCATCACATAGACTGCGGGATGGGAATAAAACCAGAATAGGTGCTGATACACAACGGGATCGCCGCCACCCGTGGGATTAAAGAAGTTAGTACCGATCAACAGGTCAAACCCCAGTAGCACCATTGCGCCTGCCAATACAGGGGTTGCCAATAGCGCCAATACCGATGTTGCCATCATCGCCCAGCAAAAGAGAGGCATACTGAACAAGTCCATCCCCTTCATTCGCATCGACCAGATCGTGACGATGAAATTCACCGCCGCCAAAATCGATGAAGTCCCCACCAAAAGGATGCTGAGAATCCAGATCGCTTGTCCAACATGCTCATCGGTCAAAATGCTCAAAGGTGGATAGGCTGTCCAACCCGTAGAAGCAGGACCTACAAAGAAACTGCCCATGAGCAATAGTCCCGCAGGAATGGTCAACCAAAAGGCGATCGCATTTAAGCGAGGGAATGCCATATCTCGCGCCCCAATCATCAGAGGCACAAGGTAATTGCCGAACCCCCCCGTCACCGCAGGCACGATCCACAAAAAGATCATCACCGTGCCATGCATGGTAAACAGGCTGTTATAAAAAGCGGGATCAACGAGATCGGAGTCTGGCGTGGCAAGCTCAACACGCACCGCCGAGGCAAGCGCCCCACCGATCAAATAAAACATAAATGATGTAACGAGATATTGAATCCCAATTACTTTGTGATCGACGCTAAAGGTAAAGAACTCCCACCAAGGAGTCTTTTGGGGTTCTGCCCCTGCGCTCGAACTTTGAGTTGGAGTAAGAGTTTGGGTCATAGAGGGGAATTGTTAATGGATGATGGGTAACGGGTGATTAGCTTTTGGCTTTTGGCTGTTAGCTTTTGGCTTTTTTACTTTTGCCTTTTTACTTTTTACTTGTCATGCCCATTTGAGCGACCTTGCCTGCAAGGTATTCATGCTCTGACATTTGGGATGGAGGACGTGAAGCGACGATCGCTTCGGGATCGTTGCTAGCGATTTCTTGCTGTTCCTTGAGCCACTTGGCATAGTCTTCGGGAGTATCAATCACCATAGTGGTACGCATACCGCCGTGATAGGAACCGCACAACTCAGCACAGACGACAGGATATTCACCAACTACACGGGGCGTAAATTCGAGATAGGTTTCACGTCCGGGGATTACGTCCTGTTTGATGCGTAATTGAGGAACCCAAAAAGCATGGAGTACATCAACAGCATTCATATTTAAACGAATCTTTTTGCCGACAGGCACATGTAACTCCGCAGTGGCAATTTCATCACTGTAGTTAAAAACCCACGCAAACTGCATGGCACTGACATTGATCGCGACAACATCAGAATCCTCTGATGGTATGACCCCCGCCATCATTACGCCATTATTATTCGACGAAGCTAGTGTTGCTTTCGATGTCATAGAATTTGAGTGCATTCCACCACTTTCATGATGGGCAGCATGATCTACATGGGCAACGGCATTGTGCATTCCACCATGAGCCATACCACTCAGATCTTGTGTACCTTGCATCGCAGTATAGACATCAAAGCTATAGATGGCGACCCACATCACAATTACAGTAGGAATTGCTGTCCAAGCTATTTCGAGGGTTAGGTTCTCGTGAATTGCAGGTCCATCAGCTTCATCGCCTTTACGTTTCCGAAATTTGATGATCGAATATAACAAGACTCCCTCAACGATGAGGAAAAATCCCGCCGCGATCGCGAGGATCGTGTTGAATAAGCCATCATACAGAGTGGCTTCATCACCTGCGGCAACGGGAAGCAAGCCATTGTTGCGACCATACCAAATGCTGGCGGCAATGATCAGCCCAATGATGACGACTATGGAAATTAGTTTGTTGTTTACTTTCATGGTGAGGTTGCCCTATCGTGCTGCTCCTACAAAGTGAATCGAAATCAATGGGAGCGTCCTAGCGGATATTTTGAGAATTAGGACAGATTGACATAGTGTCTATACTTGCATCTAATTCCAGAATGAGGGGCAATTGTTTGCAATCTTTTAGCAATTTCTTTGGGATCATGCTGAATAAATGAGGGCAGTGCTACGCACTGCCCTCATTTATTATTTAACTGCATTGCTCAGCAATGCCTAACCTAACCCTAACTTTAGGTCGTATATTCAGCATTAATTTTGACGTAATCGTAGCTGAGGTCACAACCCCAAGCCGTTCCACTGCCATCACCATCGCCCACACCGACATTGATGATCACGGTGTCATTTTTGAGGTAGTCACTAGCGGCGGCGCGATCATAATCCTGTGGTGTGCCGTCTTGCATCATCACAAAATCACCGAGTTGAATATTCAACACATCTTGATTAAAGTTCACATCTGCGCGTCCTGCTGCTGCGGCAATTCTGCCCCAGTTAGGGTCATTACCAAAGACAGCAGATTTTACTAATGAAGAACCGACAATGGTTTTGGCAATTTTGCGAGCATCCTCAGTGCTAGATGCACCTGAAACATTGACCTCGATCATACAGGTTGCGCCTTCCCCATCACGGGCGATCGCCTTGGCAAGACTCATACATACTTCTTGCAGCATCGCTTGTAACTGTTTCGCCGCAGGGGAATTTTCGTCATCAATAGTTACACCTGACTGTCCATTACTGAGAGCTAGCACCATGTCATTGGTACTGGTATCCCCATCAACGGTTACTTGGTTAAAACTAGCATCGATTGAGCTGGATAACATTTTTTGCCAGAGCTTGGGTTCGACACCCGCATCACAGGTGACAAATCCGAGCATCGTTGCCATATTGGGGTGAATCATGCCCGAACCTTTGCAGATACCCCCAATTCTCACGGGTTTACCATCAATTACGGTTTCCAAGGCAATACTTTTCGGCACAGTATCGGTAGTCATGATCGCTTTGGAGGCAGCTTCACCACCATCGGGTGAAATTAGGGTTGCAATTTTGGCAATGCCTGCCCGCATTTTGTCCATGAGCAGTTGCTTGCCGATGACACCCGTTGATGCAACCAAAACCCCATCTTCAGTATTTAAAGCTTTTTGGACTAGTTCTGCTGTTTCCACGGCATTGCGCCAACCTTCTGCACCTGTGCTGGCATTGGCTTGACCCGCATTGCAGAGAATTGCGCTAATGTTACCACCTTTGGCTAAAACTTCACGGTTAAAGTCCACACAGGCCGCACGGACACAGGACTTGGTAAATACCCCTGCGGCGATCGCAGGTACATCAGATGCAATCAGAGTTAAGTCAGGTGCGCCCGATGGTTTCAATCCTGCGGTTATTCCTGCGGCTTTATAGCCTTTAGCGGCAGTCACGCCGCCTGCAATTACTTGCCAATCTGCCATGATTTTATTAATTTCCTCTTTGGATAATCAGTTGGAATAATCATTTGAGCCACGCTTTAGCGTGGCTCAATATCTAAATTCCTGTAAGTTTGGCGATCGCTCCTTCTAAAGAGCTTGGTAGCGATCGCAACAACTTACGTTTTTCAAAATCTACAGGTACGAGTGTCACTGTTGCTGTTACACATAGATCTGTTTCTGTACGAATTTGATATTCCCAGTTGAGACGTACCTTATCTGGCACAAGCTTCGTCATGACCAGCACATCATCTCCCATCCTTGCTGAACGGTGATAACGCAAAGACATCTCTGCTACAGGTAAATCCACCCCTGCCGAGATTAGTTCCTCAAAGCTCATCCCCACTGTCCGCAAGCATTCTACCCTTGCCTCTTCCATCCAAGTTAAGTACATCCCATGCCACACTACACCTGAATAGTCCGTATGGTGAGGATAGACCCGCACAGGGTAGTTGAACCAACCATCATTGGTATTAGTTGGTTGAAATTTAGTAATCTCACTGGTTAGAGTTGTAGAAGGTAAATCTGCCATTGTGGTCATACCTAGAATAAATAACTACAGTAAATTCTCTAAGCGGCGACGCATCATGGCAATTACGGGATCTTCGACTATGATTTCCTCCTCTGGCTCTGACTGATCCTTTTCGAGATCCTTAGACCAATCAGTTTTATCAACATTTTTTTCGGGGGGAACCAGCAGACCTTCGGTTGGCACGATGTTTAGTTCATAGTCTGCATCTCGACAAAATGCTTCTAAATCTTCACTGTCAATGCTTTCTACTGTCGGCGATAGAAAATCCTGCGCTTCTAGTAGACCTGCATAACGAATTGCATCATCCTCTTGTTCAAAAGCAATCACAATGTTGTTGCCTTCAATTTCTAGAGTATAGATACCTTCATTATCGGTGTTGGCGTTAAACAGCAATACCCAAACTTGCATAGAAAAAACTCGACCATTAGAAAAGCTTTAATATTGTATAGCACGCTTCATATGCCTGTCGCTAAGCTAACCCAACGGGTGAGCTTAGCGATGATCAAAATTTTGCAATGGGGAGTTATATTTTTGCATCTCGATCGCTATACCACAGGAACCTACACCGTCGGCGCACCACTTTGGAAACAAGTCCTTTGGTACTTTATCGGCGCACCAATTGCGCGTAGTTACTTCATACCTTTTTCAGGATTAAAGGTGATTATTTTGCGCTGTTTTGGTGCAGAAATTGGTCAAGGTGTGCGGATTAAAACAGGGGTGCGCGTCAAATTTCCTTGGCGGTTAATTATCAAAGATTTTGTCTGGATCGGGGAAGATGCTTGGCTGGATAATCTTGACTTGATTACGATCGAGAGTCATTGCTGCATATCTCAAGGTGTATATCTCTGTACGGGCAATCATGACTGGGACGATCGCGATTTTGCTTTGCGGACTGCCCCCATTTATATCGAATCAGGTAGTTGGATTGCTGCTCGCGCAACTATTGCCGCAGGGGTTCGAGTTGGACAGGGTGCAGTTTTAGGTTTAGGTAGTGTGGCGACGCGATCGCTAGAACCAATGACAATTTATATGGGCAATCCTGCGATCGCCATTAAGTCACGTAAAATCAAAGAGTAGCAAGCTTGGCTTGCTACTCTTTGATTTTAGAAATTATATTTTTTTAATTATTATGACTGTTGCCAATTCAGCCCCTAGTTCCCAAACAAAACAAGCAAAAATTGGACTAGCTTCACGATTAGTTAATGGCATTTTAGCAATTAGCCCTTTATTTAATATTGCCAAACAACGCGCTCGGAAGATGATGATCGAACGCGCCGAGTCAATGGGCGTAAACTGGCGACAAATTGTTGCTGATTTGCAAAAACAAGATCTTGATGGCGAACTTGCCAAAGTCCAAAATCCTAATGTTAAGTATCCCGAATATTACCTCAAGCATTTCCATGCCTATGAAGAAGGGAATCTCGGCTGGCTACCTGCAACGGAAGTAGAAGTCGCCGCTTATGCTGTGCATTCACGGATTTGGAATGATGCGGAACCTCCTGTAAAAGGCGATTCCCGTCTACGTCAAAGCTATATTGATATCGTCAAAGAGAAACTCCCTACTGCACCTCAAGATATTCTTGATATTGGTTGTAGCGTGGGGATGAGTACTTTCGTACTACACAATGCTTATCCACAGGCGAAAATTACAGGCTTGGATTTATCTCCCCATTTTTTAGCGATCGCTAATTACAATACGCGCAACAAACATCCCGAATTGCTGGAATCCCAACAAATTAACTGGATTCACGCCGCCGCCGAAAGCACAGGATTACCTGATGCTTCCTTTGATTTCGTTTCCTGTTTTCTACTATTTCATGAATTGCCTCAAGATGCGACGCGGCAAATTTTGCGTGAAATCCGTCGTGTCTTGCGTCCCAATGGTTACTTCACACTTATGGATATGAATCCCTACTCGGATATCTATCTCAAAATGCCTCCCTACATCCTGACTTTACTCAAGAGTACCGAACCCTACCTCGATCAATACTTCTCTTTTGATCTCGCCTCCGAGTTAGTCGCCGCAGGTTTTGAAGCTCCTAGCATTACTGCCAACACTCCACGCCACCGTACAGTAATCGCTAAAGCGGCATAAATAATAGAGGAACGCAAAGCGTTCCTCTATTATTTGTGGACTTTTCCATCGGGTAGAGTCGCTCCTTTGAGAATTGCACCAACTAGATTGGCACTGCTTAATTCCGCACGGTTGAGAACTGCATCGGTTAAATCTGCATTAGCCAGATTCGTTCGAGCTAGATATGCCTCAATGAGATTAGTCCGTACCAAAATAGCATCTCTCAGATCCGCACGACTGAGATCAGCACGGGAAAACTTGGCATCAGTTAAGTCAGTCCCCTGCATCTTGACACGACTTGCCTTAATGTCTGCCATCACGGCACTTCGCAACGACACACCGTTAAAATCAGCATCAATAAGAATCGCTCTTTCTAATTTGGCATTATTGAGAACTGCACCTGACAGCGTTGCATTACTGAGATTTGCTTCACTGAGAAAAATTCCCTGCATATTAGCATTATTCAGCTTAGCTTCTTGGAGGTTCGCTCCACTAAGAGTTGCCTCTTGAAGATTCGCTCCACGGAGATCTGCCTTATGCAAGTCAGCCCCAGATAGATTGGCTCCCCGCAAGTCAGCCCCAGATAGATTGGCTCCATTCAGACTAGCAATACTGCGCTTTTTTCTATTAGAATCAAGATCATGCTGATCGCCAACAGCTCTTTCCTGTCTAAGGTTTGCACCTCTCATGCAGGCTCCAACAAGGTTAGCTCCATTTAAGTTAACCGTTCGCATATCCGCTTCAATTAAGTTCGTATCCATCAGATTTGCCAAACTGAGATTAGCCCCAAATAGAGTTGCACCTTGAAGACTTGCACCATGCAGATCAGCATTGGACAGATTGACATTACTTAAACTCGCTTGGTTGAGGTTGGCTCCACATAGATGTGCGCCCATCATCACGGCTCCACGCAAATTAGCACGAGTTAGGCAAGCAAAGGTTAAAACGGTACTGTTGAGGTAAGCTTTAGATAAATTGACATCCAACCAATCGGTACGGCTGAGGTTTGCGCCACTAAGTTTGATGCCATTAAGATTGATGCCGCTAAAATCGCGATCGCCTTTTGCATAACGTCGCAAAATATCTTGAGGAGTAAGTGCTGCATCCATACTTGAAAAACCTTATTAAAAGTACCATTTTGGTAATGAAATACTCTGCTCCACGCAGAACTTCACTACTGTTTGAGAACTACCAACCAAGGTAGCCATAAACTGGAGAAAATAACCTCATGGCATTAATTATAGCGGGTTTCATTGTGCTGTAGTCACAATGAAACCCGCTATAAACATTGTATTGTGGTAGTCCTAAAAATTGTGATAAGGATGTGCGGCGCAAAGCGCCGCACATCCTTATCTATTTATCACTACCTTGATATGATTGATTAATGACTGAGCCATTATTGCAAAATCCTGAAAAATTACATGCGCGATTGAAAGAAATACCTCTGGAAGCAGGGGTTTATTTTATGCGCGATCGCCATGATGGTGTCATCTACATCGGCAAATCAAAGGCACTACGCAATCGGGTGCGATCGTACTTTCGTAGTAGTCAGGACTTATCGCCACGCATCGCCATGATGGTGCAGTTGGTGCATGAAATCGAGTTTATTGTCACTGACTCTGAATCGGAAGCCCTTGCGCTCGAAGCAAATCTTATTAAGCAATATCAGCCCTATTACAACGTACTGCTGAAGGATGACAAGAAATATCCTTATGTTTGTATTACTTGGTCAGAGGACTATCCACGTATTTTTATTACCCGTAAACGTAGGATGGGCAGCACAAAGGATAAATACTATGGGCCTTATGTGGATGTCTTTAATCTCAAACGGACTTTGGGAATTATTAAGCGTGCTTTTCCCCTACGACAAAGACCCATACCAATGTTTAAGGATCGTCCCTGCCTAAACTATGACATGGGACTATGTCCAGGGGTATGTCAAGAGAAGATTTCGCCTGAGGAATATCGTAAAACGATGCTAAGGGTAGCCATGATCTTTCAAGGAAGATCTAGCGAATTAGTGGAAGCCTTTACGGAAAAGATGGAAGTAGCGGCGGAGAATTTGGAATTTGAGAAGGCGGCGGATCTGCGCGATCGCATTCAAGTTTTGCAAAATCTCAACTCTAATCAAAAGGTATCACTACCTGACGATACGGTTTCGCGTGATGCGATCGCCCTAGCCTATGACGATCAACATACCTGTATTCAGCTATTCCAGATTAGGGCAGGTCGTTTAGTGGGAAGGTTAGCCTTTTTGGCAGATAGTCAGAGCGATACCCCAGAGGCGATTTTGCAGCGCACCTTAGAGGCTCATTATCAAAACTGCGATCCTGTGGAAATTCCCAATGAAGTCCATACACAACTAGAACTTCCTGAGGTGGAAATTTTGCAGGCATGGTTGAGCGATCGCAAGGGACGTAAGGTGACAATTGCCACTCCCCAACGCCAACTTAAAGCCGAGCTAATCGAAATGGTGGAACGCAATGCCCAGTATGAATTAGCAAGAATTCAAAAACAAAGCGATCGCAATTTGCAAGGATTGGAAGACTTAGCCGAACTTCTTAATCTCGATAGTCTACCCCATCGAATCGAAGGCTATGATATTTCGCATATACAAGGTTCTGATGCTGTAGCGAGCCAAGTTGTATTTATCGATGGTATTCCTGCGAAACAACATTACCGCCATTACAAAATCCGTAATCCTGATGTTAAAGCTGGGCATTCCGATGATTTTGCCAGTTTAGCGGAAGTAATTGCCAGAAGATTCAAAAATCATGCCAATCATCAATCACCCATCACCAATTCACCAGAAACTGATTTCCCTGATGTCGTCATGATTGATGGTGGTAAGGGGCAATTATCATCGGTGATGAAGATCATTGATAAGTTAGGTTTGCGCGATCGCCTAACCGTAATTAGTCTTGCCAAAAAGCGCGAGGAAATTTTCTTGCCTGAGCAGTCAGAGCCATTGATCAGTGGCGATCCCGAACGAGCAGGAGTGCAGGTGTTGCGGCGATTGCGGGATGAGGCTCACCGTTTTGCAATTACCTTCCATCGACAAAAACGTAGTCAAAGGATGCAGCGATCGCATCTCGATCAGATTACGGGTTTAGGGCATCATCGCCAAAAATTACTACTTGAGAAGTTCCACTCCGTTGAATATATTCGCCAAGCTAGCGTTGAACAGATCGCAGAAACAGATGGGATTGGGAAGAAGCTAGCCCAACATATTTATAATCATTTTCATCCTGCTCCTGAATAATGTCGCCACAGGTGACAATGTTATTTATTTAAAAATCTCTCCCAAGCATTCAATCAATTCATTAACCACAATTGGCTTACTCAGATATTGATTTGCACCTAAACTAATGGCTTTTTGGCGATGGCGATCGCCTGTACGTGAGGTCAACATCACCACAGGCATAGCATACCAATGATCGTGGGTGCGGATTGTTTGTAGAAGATTAAAACCATTTACTCTTGGCATTTCTATATCAGAAATCACCATTGAGACTTTGCCCTGTAATCGGTTGAGCATGTCGATCGCTTCTTGACCATCACGACAGGAAATAATTTCAAAATCTAATTGTTTTAGCACGAGTTCCAGCATATTGCGGGTAGCGATCGAATCCTCCGCAATTAAAATTGTTTTAGTTGATGTTTGATTATGTAATAAATTAGAATTGTCAGTATTTTTGTCTATTTTTTTAGCATTTTGTTTAATATTTCTTTCAATAC containing:
- a CDS encoding WcaF family extracellular polysaccharide biosynthesis acetyltransferase, which encodes MHLDRYTTGTYTVGAPLWKQVLWYFIGAPIARSYFIPFSGLKVIILRCFGAEIGQGVRIKTGVRVKFPWRLIIKDFVWIGEDAWLDNLDLITIESHCCISQGVYLCTGNHDWDDRDFALRTAPIYIESGSWIAARATIAAGVRVGQGAVLGLGSVATRSLEPMTIYMGNPAIAIKSRKIKE
- a CDS encoding pentapeptide repeat-containing protein produces the protein MDAALTPQDILRRYAKGDRDFSGINLNGIKLSGANLSRTDWLDVNLSKAYLNSTVLTFACLTRANLRGAVMMGAHLCGANLNQASLSNVNLSNADLHGASLQGATLFGANLSLANLMDTNLIEADMRTVNLNGANLVGACMRGANLRQERAVGDQHDLDSNRKKRSIASLNGANLSGADLRGANLSGADLHKADLRGANLQEATLSGANLQEAKLNNANMQGIFLSEANLSNATLSGAVLNNAKLERAILIDADFNGVSLRSAVMADIKASRVKMQGTDLTDAKFSRADLSRADLRDAILVRTNLIEAYLARTNLANADLTDAVLNRAELSSANLVGAILKGATLPDGKVHK
- a CDS encoding class I SAM-dependent methyltransferase — encoded protein: MTVANSAPSSQTKQAKIGLASRLVNGILAISPLFNIAKQRARKMMIERAESMGVNWRQIVADLQKQDLDGELAKVQNPNVKYPEYYLKHFHAYEEGNLGWLPATEVEVAAYAVHSRIWNDAEPPVKGDSRLRQSYIDIVKEKLPTAPQDILDIGCSVGMSTFVLHNAYPQAKITGLDLSPHFLAIANYNTRNKHPELLESQQINWIHAAAESTGLPDASFDFVSCFLLFHELPQDATRQILREIRRVLRPNGYFTLMDMNPYSDIYLKMPPYILTLLKSTEPYLDQYFSFDLASELVAAGFEAPSITANTPRHRTVIAKAA
- the uvrC gene encoding excinuclease ABC subunit UvrC; the protein is MTEPLLQNPEKLHARLKEIPLEAGVYFMRDRHDGVIYIGKSKALRNRVRSYFRSSQDLSPRIAMMVQLVHEIEFIVTDSESEALALEANLIKQYQPYYNVLLKDDKKYPYVCITWSEDYPRIFITRKRRMGSTKDKYYGPYVDVFNLKRTLGIIKRAFPLRQRPIPMFKDRPCLNYDMGLCPGVCQEKISPEEYRKTMLRVAMIFQGRSSELVEAFTEKMEVAAENLEFEKAADLRDRIQVLQNLNSNQKVSLPDDTVSRDAIALAYDDQHTCIQLFQIRAGRLVGRLAFLADSQSDTPEAILQRTLEAHYQNCDPVEIPNEVHTQLELPEVEILQAWLSDRKGRKVTIATPQRQLKAELIEMVERNAQYELARIQKQSDRNLQGLEDLAELLNLDSLPHRIEGYDISHIQGSDAVASQVVFIDGIPAKQHYRHYKIRNPDVKAGHSDDFASLAEVIARRFKNHANHQSPITNSPETDFPDVVMIDGGKGQLSSVMKIIDKLGLRDRLTVISLAKKREEIFLPEQSEPLISGDPERAGVQVLRRLRDEAHRFAITFHRQKRSQRMQRSHLDQITGLGHHRQKLLLEKFHSVEYIRQASVEQIAETDGIGKKLAQHIYNHFHPAPE